The Streptomyces halobius genomic interval GTGGCGTGCTGCTGCTGATCGCCGGACTGCTCGCACTGCTCCATGGCCGTCACTGGCCTGCTATGTCGGGCAAATACGAGCGCACGCCGGGCGGCGCCCGTGGCCCGCGGCGTGCCGCGGCCCCGCCGGACCTGGACCGCCCGGAGGAGATCTGGAAGTCCCTGGACCGCGGTGAGGACCCGACCCGGTAATCGGGCCGCCCCCGGCATCGGTGACAATGGTCGACGAGGATCAAGCGCGCGGACCCCGGCGCGAGAGAGCAACGAGGAGCACTCATGTCGAGCAGTGGCCACGGACACACCCCCGCCGCCTGGACCGGCGTCATCATCTCGTTCATCGGTTTCTGTGTCGCCGGTGTCTTCACCGTGATGGCGAATGTGCCCGGTTTCTGGGCCGGCGTCGTCCTGATCGGACTCGGTGCCGTGGTCGGTGGCCTGATGCGCGCGGCCGGCATGGGCCAGTCCCCGAAGCGCTCCGTGCAGCCCCGCCCCCAGGCGAAGGCCCAACTGCAGGAGGGCTGACCCCCGCCCCGGCGGCGCCACGCCCCGCACCACCCGGCACCCCTGACGAAGGCGCCGCTTCCCGGCCGTACGCACCCGTGGTGCGTGCCTGTCCGCCATCCGTGACCACCCCGCACGGCGGCCGGGAAGCGGCGCCGATTGTGTGTACGTAGCCTGTAGGGCGGCCAGCCCAGGCGCCTGACGCGCGTCCCTGGCCGATACGGCGGACCAGCCCAGGCGCCGTTGCGCGTGGCTGGCCCGTACGGCCCCCACCAGAGGTGCCCCAGCGCGTACCGCAGCACAATCGGCAACGTGACCGACCCCGCGGCCCAGTCCCGGCCGACAGCCCGGCCCGATGCCCCGCAGGTGGCCCCCCTTCGTCGGCTGGCGGCGCCCCTTGGCACGCTCGCCGCCGTCACCGCCGCCTTCGCCTACGTGGGCGCCGTCGACCCCAACGAGCCCGGTCATTACCCCGTCTGCCCGCTGCTGCACCTCACCGGCATCTACTGCCCGGCCTGCGGCGGCCTGCGCAGCGCACACGCCATCGCGCACGGCGACCTCGGTGCGGCACTGGGCGCCAATGCCCTGGCGGTGGCCGGCTACGCCGCCTTCGCGTTGTTCTGGCTCGTCTGGCTGGGCCGGGCAGCGCGCGGACTCCGTACGGCGGGCCCGCAGCCACGCACCGTCCACTGGTGGACGGTGGCCGGCCTGCTGCTGGCCTTCACGGTCGTCCGCAACCTCCCCTTCGGCACCGTCCTGAGCCCATGACCGGCAGAGGACGGCGACTCATCGGGCGTCCCCCACCTCTCCGCCCGCCACCGTACAAACCCCCACCAACTGTGGAGAAGTCCAGGTGGTGGGACCGCGGTCAACCGGATGCGAGACCTGTGCCCCATGACGGATACCATCGGAGTGCCTGCTGGGACGGCCTTTCGCCCCATGGGCCACTGTCCACCTCCACCGTTCTAGAAGGAGGCCGCTCGCGTGAGTGTGCTCGACGAGATCATCGACGGAGTCCGCGCCGACCTCGCCGAGCGGCAGGCACGCGTCAGCCTCGACGAGCTCAAGGAGCGTGCCCAGAAGGCACGCCCGGCCAGGGACGGCGTGGCGGCCCTCAAGGGCGAGAACGTCACGGTGATCTGCGAGGTGAAGCGCTCCAGCCCGTCCAAGGGCGCGCTGGCCGCGATCGCCGACCCCGCCGGGCTCGCCGCCGACTACGAGGCGGGCGGCGCGGCGTGCATCTCCGTGCTCACCGAGCAGCGCCGGTTCGGCGGCTCGCTGGCCGACCTGGAGGCGGTGCGCGCCCGGGTCGACATCCCCGTCCTGCGCAAGGACTTCATCGTCACCGCCTACCAGCTGTGGGAGGCCCGTGCCTACGGCGCCGATCTGGTGCTGCTGATCGTCGCCGCGCTGGAGCAGGAGGCGCTGGTCTCGCTGATCGAGCGGGCCGAGTCGATCGGGCTGACGCCGCTGGTCGAGGTGCATGACGAGGAGGAGGTCGCGCGGGCCGTGGACGCCGGCGCGCGGATCATCGGCGTCAACGCCCGCAATCTGAAGACCCTGGAGGTCGACCGGGGCAACTTCGCCCGGGTCGCCCCCGAGATCCCGGACCATATCGTCAAGATCGCCGAGTCCGGGGTGCGCGGTCCGCACGATCTGATCGCCTACGCCAACGACGGCGCGGACACCGTCCTCGTCGGCGAATCCCTGGTCACCGGCAAGGACCCCAAGACCGCGGTCGCCGACCTGGTCGCCGCGGGGTCCCACCCGGCGATCCGCCACGGCCGGTCCTGAGCGCCGGAACGGAACCCACCGACATGACCGCCACCGACGCCAGGCTCCGCCGCCCGGCCGCCCGGGGACCACACCCGGGCCCGGCCGGTGCGCGCGCCGCGTCGGGGGCCGTCCGCGTCCCGTGTCCGGCACTGGTCCGCGGTTTCCCGCCCGTCTCCCACCACCGCCCCGAGCCGAGGCGCTGCGCGCTGCCCCCATGGCATCGTGGCTGCCGGGCCCCCGCGCGTCGGGTGCACGGACGCCGGGTCAGGTACCACATCGGCTCCGAGCCGGGACAGATCAACGGCATGCGATGGCGACCGGAGCACGCGCGCTGACGCCTCGCCGACGCACCACTGACGTTCCGTCCCCACGCCGGACCGGCCACCGCCCGTCTCCACGCCGGCGGCGCCGTCCCCGGGCCGTGGCAGCGACTCCGCGCGGCGCGCGACGCATACCGTGATCCTCCATCCCGACATAACCGGACTTCCGGGGCGACTTCCGTCCCGGCCTAGGAGTGCGTCAGATGTCCTCCGAATTCTTCGTTCCCGACCCCGAGGGACGCGTGCCGAGCCCCACGGGCTATTTCGGCGCCTTCGGCGGCAAGTTCATCCCCGAGGCGCTGGTCGCCGCGGTCGACGAGGTAGCCGCCGAGTACGAGAAGGCCAAGGCGGACCCCGCGTTCGCGGCCGAGCTCGACGAACTGCTGGTCAACTACACCGGGCGCCCCAGCGCGCTCACCGAGGTGCCCCGGTTCGCCGAACAGGCGGGCGGTGCCCGGGTGTTCCTCAAGCGCGAGGACCTCAACCACACCGGTTCCCACAAGATCAACAACGTGCTGGGTCAGGCGCTGCTCACCAAGCGGATGGGCAAGACCCGGGTCATCGCGGAGACCGGCGCCGGCCAGCACGGCGTCGCCACCGCCACCGCCTGCGCCCTGTTCGGCCTCGAATGCACCATCTACATGGGCGAGATCGACACCCGGCGCCAGGCGCTCAACGTCGCCCGGATGCGGATGCTCGGCGCCGAGGTCATCGCCGTGAAGTCCGGCAGCCGGACCCTCAAGGACGCCATCAACGAGGCGTTCCGGGACTGGGTCGCCAACGTCGACCGCACCCACTACCTCTTCGGCACCGTCGCCGGGCCGCACCCCTTCCCGGCGCTGGTCCGTGACTTCCACCGGGTGATCGGCGTCGAGGCCCGGCGGCAGATCCTGGAGCGCGCGGGGCGTCTGCCGGACGCCGCCCTCGCCTGCGTCGGCGGCGGCTCCAACGCCATCGGCCTGTTCCACGCCTTCCTCGGGGACGACTCCGTCCGCCTGATCGGCTGCGAGCCGGGCGGGCACGGCGTCGAGACCGGCGAGCACGCCGCCACCCTCACCGAGGGCAGCCCCGGCATCCTGCACGGCTCGCGCAGCTACGTCCTCCAGGACGAGGACGGCCAGATCACCGAGCCGTACTCGATCTCGGCCGGCCTGGACTACCCCGGCATCGGCCCGGAACACGCCTACCTCAAGGACACCGGCCGCGCCGAGTACCGCGCGGTCACCGATGACGCCGCGATGCAGGCGCTGCGGCTGCTGTCGCGGACCGAGGGCGTCATCCCGGCGATCGAGAGCGCGCACGCGCTGGCCGGCGCGCTGGAGCTGGGCCGCGAGCTGGGCCCGGAGGGCCTGCTGCTGGTGAACCTCTCCGGCCGCGGCGACAAGGACATGGACACCGCCGCCCGCTACTTCGGGCTGTACGACGACAGGGACGGCGCGGATGTCAACGGCGCGGTCCAGCCCACGGGCGAGGGGGAGAAGTGATGGCGGGCAATCTGGAACTGCTGAATTCCGTGCTGGCCCAGGCCCGTGCGGAGAACCGTGCCGCGCTCGTCGGCTACCTCCCGGCCGGTTTCCCGACCGTGGACGGCGGCGTCGAGGCGATGGTGTCGATGCTGGACGGCGGCTGCGACATCGTCGAGGTGGGGCTGCCGCACAGCGACCCGGTCCTGGACGGCCCGGTGATCCAGACCGCCGACGACATCGCGTTGCGCGGCGGGGTGAAGATCGTCGATGTGATCCGTACGGTCCGCGAGGTGCACACCGCCACCGGGGCGCCGGTGCTGTGCATGACGTACTGGAACCCCGTCGACCGCTACGGCGTCGAGCGGTTCGCGGCCGATCTGGCCGAGGCGGGCGGCGCCGGCTGCATCCTGCCCGACCTGCCGGTCGAGGAGTCGGAGGTGTGGCGCAAGGCCGCCGAACAGCACGGACTGGCCACCGTCTTCGTGGTCGCGCCGAGCAGCCGGGACGAGCGGCTCGCCAAGATCACCGCGGCCGGCAGCGGCTTTGTCTACGCCGCGTCGCTGATGGGGGTCACCGGCACCCGTGAGTCGGTCGGCCGGGAGGCGCAGGACCTGGTGACCCGTACCCGCGCCATCACCGACTTGCCGGTGTGCGTGGGGCTCGGTGTCTCCAACGCCGAACAGGCCGCCGAGGTGGCCCGGTTCGCGGACGGCGTGATCGTCG includes:
- a CDS encoding HGxxPAAW family protein codes for the protein MSSSGHGHTPAAWTGVIISFIGFCVAGVFTVMANVPGFWAGVVLIGLGAVVGGLMRAAGMGQSPKRSVQPRPQAKAQLQEG
- a CDS encoding DUF2752 domain-containing protein, whose amino-acid sequence is MTDPAAQSRPTARPDAPQVAPLRRLAAPLGTLAAVTAAFAYVGAVDPNEPGHYPVCPLLHLTGIYCPACGGLRSAHAIAHGDLGAALGANALAVAGYAAFALFWLVWLGRAARGLRTAGPQPRTVHWWTVAGLLLAFTVVRNLPFGTVLSP
- the trpC gene encoding indole-3-glycerol phosphate synthase TrpC, translating into MSVLDEIIDGVRADLAERQARVSLDELKERAQKARPARDGVAALKGENVTVICEVKRSSPSKGALAAIADPAGLAADYEAGGAACISVLTEQRRFGGSLADLEAVRARVDIPVLRKDFIVTAYQLWEARAYGADLVLLIVAALEQEALVSLIERAESIGLTPLVEVHDEEEVARAVDAGARIIGVNARNLKTLEVDRGNFARVAPEIPDHIVKIAESGVRGPHDLIAYANDGADTVLVGESLVTGKDPKTAVADLVAAGSHPAIRHGRS
- the trpM gene encoding tryptophan biosynthesis modulator TrpM, translated to MTATDARLRRPAARGPHPGPAGARAASGAVRVPCPALVRGFPPVSHHRPEPRRCALPPWHRGCRAPARRVHGRRVRYHIGSEPGQINGMRWRPEHAR
- the trpB gene encoding tryptophan synthase subunit beta, with product MSSEFFVPDPEGRVPSPTGYFGAFGGKFIPEALVAAVDEVAAEYEKAKADPAFAAELDELLVNYTGRPSALTEVPRFAEQAGGARVFLKREDLNHTGSHKINNVLGQALLTKRMGKTRVIAETGAGQHGVATATACALFGLECTIYMGEIDTRRQALNVARMRMLGAEVIAVKSGSRTLKDAINEAFRDWVANVDRTHYLFGTVAGPHPFPALVRDFHRVIGVEARRQILERAGRLPDAALACVGGGSNAIGLFHAFLGDDSVRLIGCEPGGHGVETGEHAATLTEGSPGILHGSRSYVLQDEDGQITEPYSISAGLDYPGIGPEHAYLKDTGRAEYRAVTDDAAMQALRLLSRTEGVIPAIESAHALAGALELGRELGPEGLLLVNLSGRGDKDMDTAARYFGLYDDRDGADVNGAVQPTGEGEK
- the trpA gene encoding tryptophan synthase subunit alpha; amino-acid sequence: MAGNLELLNSVLAQARAENRAALVGYLPAGFPTVDGGVEAMVSMLDGGCDIVEVGLPHSDPVLDGPVIQTADDIALRGGVKIVDVIRTVREVHTATGAPVLCMTYWNPVDRYGVERFAADLAEAGGAGCILPDLPVEESEVWRKAAEQHGLATVFVVAPSSRDERLAKITAAGSGFVYAASLMGVTGTRESVGREAQDLVTRTRAITDLPVCVGLGVSNAEQAAEVARFADGVIVGSAFVKRLLAEDDAEAGIAGVRALAGRLAEGVRRRA